A region from the Gemmatimonadota bacterium genome encodes:
- a CDS encoding PadR family transcriptional regulator, which translates to MDETNTDVIQGTLDLLILKTLSLGALHGFGVARRIEQISRGVFKVNPGSLLVAFQRLEREGYLDAEWRQTENGRRAKYYTLTRTGRRQLEVEAEGWARRAGAVARLLRTEA; encoded by the coding sequence ATGGACGAGACCAACACCGACGTCATCCAGGGGACGCTCGATCTCCTGATCCTCAAGACCCTCAGCCTTGGCGCCTTGCATGGCTTTGGCGTCGCCCGCCGCATCGAGCAGATCTCGCGTGGCGTGTTCAAGGTGAACCCGGGGTCGTTGCTCGTCGCCTTCCAGCGGCTCGAGCGGGAAGGGTACCTCGACGCCGAGTGGCGCCAGACGGAGAACGGACGACGCGCGAAGTACTACACGCTCACGCGCACCGGGCGCCGGCAGCTGGAGGTGGAGGCCGAGGGATGGGCGCGACGTGCCGGCGCCGTGGCGCGGCTGCTGCGGACGGAGGCCTGA
- a CDS encoding ABC transporter permease produces the protein MSLWRQVTRGWRVLRHRSDADRELAEEVAHFVEQSAQELQARGLSREAALREARAAVGSQSAVREQVRSVGWEETVRSFGSDVRYAFRMLGKARLFTAVAVLIIALGSGAVTTIYSAMNAIVLRPLPGTSETARLVNIERRDPTFAEGIQSSYDYLTWMRERTRTLDAIAVWSKVTFALSTGGEGVFVYGNIVSGNYFSTLGVRPALGRFFLPEEDAVPMGGPVVVLAHAFWQSRFGGDSSVVGRAVRVNGTPYTVIGVAPQEFHGVFTPLLVEAWVPLSMQEQLRPSRDREHAIWLWTFGRLRDGATVAQAKGELDELTATYIAEAREPKSRAKYGTIRLTAMTGLPADARGMAAGFIGLLLGAAMLVLMIASVNVASMLSARGLARQREMAVRAALGAGRGRLVRQLLTEIVTLFLLGALGGVVITTQATAAIERVTIPADVPMALEVSPDLRVLLFALGLSLVTGLVFGLAPAMRAVDGDLVSRLRDGSSGAGTRRGRLGRALIVGQLALSLVLLVAAGLFLRAMSHGTQVDRGFQAAGVQTALFNTEAWGYDAARGHAFYDALLERVRAIPGVTAVGLSDRLPLTFATSSDEIFITPPASPEERGATINLALADPAFFDAVGMPLVSGRAFAVSDDMAAPRVAVVNEVLARRHWPDGSALGRTFTMRGEVVTVVGIARNAKYSSLTEEVPAFAYFPVAQRWQPNLFLVVRGPASVGDGIRDAVAAFDPLAPPPVMTPLTDATSLALLPQRLAAIVTASLGGIGLLLATVGLYGMIAQSVGRRTRELGLRVALGAQRRDVVRLIVGEGMRLAGAGVLIGVILAMVATRLLASQLFGVSPLDGVTFVVMTLVLSLVALLASYLPARRVARADPMLALRTD, from the coding sequence ATGTCCCTCTGGCGACAGGTAACCCGAGGCTGGCGCGTCCTCCGACACCGGTCCGACGCCGACCGCGAGCTGGCGGAGGAAGTGGCGCACTTCGTTGAGCAATCCGCGCAGGAGCTGCAAGCCCGTGGTCTGTCGCGTGAGGCCGCCCTGCGGGAAGCGCGGGCGGCCGTCGGGAGCCAGAGCGCGGTCCGCGAGCAGGTGCGATCGGTGGGATGGGAGGAAACCGTCCGCTCGTTTGGCTCCGACGTGCGGTATGCCTTTCGCATGTTGGGCAAGGCCCGGTTGTTCACGGCGGTCGCCGTGCTGATCATCGCGCTCGGGAGCGGGGCGGTGACCACGATCTACAGCGCGATGAATGCCATCGTCCTGCGGCCCCTGCCCGGGACCAGCGAGACGGCGCGCCTGGTGAACATCGAGCGGCGAGATCCGACCTTTGCCGAGGGGATCCAGTCGTCGTACGACTACCTCACCTGGATGCGGGAGCGCACCAGGACGCTCGATGCCATCGCCGTCTGGAGCAAGGTGACCTTTGCCCTCTCCACGGGTGGTGAGGGGGTGTTTGTGTACGGCAACATCGTCAGCGGGAACTACTTCTCGACCCTCGGGGTGCGCCCCGCGCTGGGACGCTTCTTCCTGCCCGAGGAAGACGCGGTGCCGATGGGCGGGCCCGTGGTCGTCCTCGCGCATGCCTTCTGGCAGTCGCGATTCGGCGGTGACTCGTCGGTCGTTGGGCGCGCGGTACGCGTCAATGGGACGCCCTATACGGTGATCGGGGTGGCGCCCCAGGAATTCCATGGCGTCTTCACGCCTCTGCTGGTCGAGGCGTGGGTCCCGTTGTCCATGCAGGAACAACTGCGCCCCAGTCGCGACCGGGAGCACGCCATCTGGCTCTGGACCTTTGGGCGATTGCGGGACGGCGCCACGGTCGCGCAAGCCAAGGGCGAGCTGGACGAGTTGACCGCGACGTACATCGCCGAGGCCCGGGAACCGAAGTCACGAGCGAAGTACGGCACGATCCGGCTGACCGCGATGACCGGCCTTCCCGCAGATGCCCGGGGCATGGCGGCCGGGTTCATCGGGTTGCTGCTGGGCGCCGCCATGCTGGTCCTGATGATCGCCAGCGTGAACGTCGCCTCGATGCTCTCGGCGCGTGGACTGGCGCGCCAGCGCGAGATGGCCGTGCGTGCCGCCCTCGGTGCCGGTCGGGGACGACTCGTCAGGCAGCTGCTCACGGAAATCGTGACCCTCTTCCTGCTTGGTGCCCTGGGTGGCGTCGTGATCACCACGCAGGCGACGGCGGCCATCGAGCGGGTGACGATCCCGGCGGACGTCCCGATGGCGCTGGAAGTCTCGCCGGACTTGCGCGTGCTGCTGTTCGCCCTGGGGCTCTCGCTCGTGACCGGCCTCGTCTTCGGGTTGGCACCAGCGATGCGTGCGGTGGATGGCGACCTGGTCTCGCGGCTGCGTGACGGTTCATCGGGGGCGGGGACGCGACGCGGTCGACTGGGGCGTGCCTTGATCGTCGGCCAACTCGCGCTCAGCCTGGTGCTGCTTGTCGCGGCCGGGTTGTTCCTGCGTGCCATGTCGCACGGCACACAAGTCGATCGGGGATTCCAGGCCGCCGGGGTCCAGACGGCGCTGTTCAACACCGAGGCCTGGGGGTATGACGCGGCGCGCGGGCACGCGTTCTACGACGCCTTGCTCGAACGGGTCCGTGCGATCCCGGGGGTGACGGCCGTCGGTCTCTCCGACCGCTTGCCGCTGACCTTCGCGACGTCGTCGGACGAGATCTTCATCACCCCACCGGCGAGTCCTGAGGAACGCGGGGCCACAATCAACCTCGCGTTGGCCGATCCCGCGTTCTTCGACGCGGTCGGGATGCCGCTCGTGTCGGGGCGGGCGTTCGCGGTGTCGGATGACATGGCCGCGCCACGCGTTGCCGTGGTGAACGAGGTCCTGGCCCGGCGGCATTGGCCGGACGGTAGTGCGCTCGGCCGCACGTTCACGATGCGCGGGGAGGTCGTGACGGTCGTTGGCATCGCCCGCAACGCGAAGTACAGCTCGCTGACCGAGGAGGTGCCAGCGTTCGCCTACTTCCCGGTCGCCCAGCGCTGGCAGCCAAACCTTTTCCTCGTGGTGCGAGGGCCGGCGTCGGTTGGCGACGGGATTCGTGATGCCGTGGCTGCGTTTGATCCGCTGGCCCCGCCCCCGGTGATGACGCCGCTGACGGACGCGACCAGCCTGGCCCTGTTGCCCCAACGCCTGGCGGCGATCGTGACGGCGTCCCTCGGCGGGATCGGGCTGCTGCTCGCCACGGTTGGACTCTACGGGATGATCGCGCAGTCGGTGGGGCGAAGGACGCGCGAATTGGGGCTGCGTGTCGCGTTAGGTGCCCAACGCCGCGACGTGGTCCGGCTGATCGTGGGGGAGGGGATGCGCCTGGCCGGGGCCGGTGTCCTGATCGGTGTGATCCTGGCGATGGTGGCGACGCGCCTGCTGGCCTCACAGCTCTTTGGCGTGAGCCCCCTGGATGGGGTGACCTTTGTGGTGATGACACTCGTGCTCTCGCTGGTGGCGTTGCTGGCCAGCTACCTTCCCGCCAGGCGCGTCGCGCGCGCCGACCCGATGCTGGCGCTCCGCACGGATTGA
- the purH gene encoding bifunctional phosphoribosylaminoimidazolecarboxamide formyltransferase/IMP cyclohydrolase, translating into MPRALLSVSDKTGVIDFARSLAAMGWELLSTGGTARALRQAGLEAIDVAEVTQFPEMLDGRVKTLHPAVHGGLLARRDTAAHMEAIAAHGIAPIDMVVVNLYPFRETVAKPGVHAEEVIENIDIGGPSMLRSGAKNHDAVWVLVDPSDYARVLAALEAGHDDLDLRRLLAEKVYAHTASYDAAIAGWFAAQRGERFPDQVTVPLTRQQSLRYGENPGQDAAFYSERKGEGLGALVQRGGKELSFNNLLDLEGALLATDPFMGEVACAIIKHTTPCGLATGSDALDAYRKALACDPVSAFGSVISFTVPVDAAAAEAIAALFVECIVAPAFSDEAVEILGRKKNLRVLEGTARWTPGMMDYKRVRGGVLVQERGPAILRDDDWKVVTSRTPTPQEKTDLLFAWRAVSSVKSNAIVLARNGATIGIGAGQMSRVDASFLAVHKARGAGHETSGSALGSDAFFPFRDSVDQAAEAGITAIVQPGGSVRDQEVIDAANEKGIAMVFTGQRLFRH; encoded by the coding sequence TTGCCTCGCGCGTTGCTCTCGGTTTCCGACAAGACTGGTGTCATTGATTTCGCCCGTTCTCTCGCCGCCATGGGGTGGGAGCTCCTCTCGACCGGAGGGACCGCCCGCGCGCTGCGTCAGGCGGGGCTCGAGGCCATCGACGTGGCCGAGGTCACGCAGTTCCCCGAGATGCTCGATGGCCGCGTGAAGACGCTGCACCCGGCCGTGCACGGTGGCCTGCTCGCCCGCCGCGACACCGCGGCACACATGGAAGCGATCGCCGCACATGGCATCGCACCGATCGACATGGTGGTCGTCAACCTCTATCCGTTTCGTGAAACGGTCGCCAAGCCGGGCGTTCACGCCGAGGAGGTCATCGAGAACATCGACATCGGCGGACCGTCGATGTTGCGCTCGGGGGCCAAGAACCATGACGCCGTGTGGGTGTTGGTGGACCCTAGCGACTACGCGCGGGTGCTCGCCGCGCTCGAGGCGGGCCATGACGATCTTGACCTCCGTCGGCTGCTCGCCGAGAAGGTGTACGCCCATACGGCATCGTACGACGCGGCCATCGCGGGTTGGTTTGCTGCTCAGCGCGGCGAGCGCTTTCCCGACCAGGTCACCGTTCCCCTCACGCGGCAGCAGTCGCTGCGCTACGGGGAGAACCCCGGCCAGGACGCGGCGTTCTATTCAGAGCGCAAGGGCGAAGGGCTCGGCGCATTGGTGCAACGCGGCGGCAAGGAACTCTCGTTCAACAACCTGCTCGACCTCGAGGGTGCGTTGCTGGCGACCGACCCGTTCATGGGCGAGGTCGCCTGCGCCATCATCAAGCACACCACGCCCTGCGGCCTCGCGACGGGAAGCGACGCCCTCGACGCCTATCGCAAGGCGCTGGCCTGCGACCCGGTGTCGGCGTTCGGCTCGGTGATCTCCTTCACCGTCCCCGTGGACGCCGCCGCGGCTGAAGCGATCGCCGCCCTGTTTGTCGAGTGCATCGTGGCGCCGGCGTTCAGCGACGAAGCAGTAGAGATCCTCGGCCGCAAGAAGAACCTGCGCGTCCTCGAGGGCACCGCCCGATGGACGCCCGGCATGATGGACTACAAGCGCGTGCGCGGCGGCGTGCTCGTCCAGGAGCGCGGCCCGGCGATCCTGCGCGATGACGACTGGAAGGTCGTGACCTCGCGTACGCCCACGCCGCAAGAAAAGACGGACCTCCTGTTCGCCTGGCGCGCGGTGAGCAGCGTCAAGTCCAACGCCATCGTGCTGGCGCGGAACGGGGCGACGATCGGGATCGGGGCTGGCCAGATGTCCCGGGTGGACGCATCGTTCCTTGCGGTGCACAAGGCGCGGGGGGCCGGCCATGAAACATCCGGCTCCGCATTGGGGTCTGACGCGTTCTTCCCGTTCCGGGACTCAGTGGACCAGGCTGCTGAGGCGGGGATCACCGCCATCGTGCAGCCCGGTGGGTCGGTGCGTGACCAGGAGGTCATCGATGCGGCCAACGAGAAGGGGATCGCGATGGTGTTCACGGGGCAGCGGCTCTTCCGCCACTAG
- the purN gene encoding phosphoribosylglycinamide formyltransferase, with translation MSSRIAVLASGGGSNLQALLDHLSALGAAAPGTVVLVASDQPQALALERARRAGIEAVAMDRTLRTDGLADLLRARTIDLVVLAGYLRLVPAAVTTAWRGRVVNVHPALLPAFGGKGMYGSHVHTAVLASGAKVSGPTIHFVDDQYDHGATIAQWPVPVFASDTPATLGLRVLEVEHLLFPRVVADIAAGRTALSPDGHVTTTRDAIRFPHFAASDACGAADAFDAPPA, from the coding sequence ATGTCGTCGCGAATCGCCGTCCTCGCCTCCGGCGGAGGCTCCAACCTCCAGGCCCTCCTCGACCACCTGTCCGCCCTGGGCGCTGCGGCGCCGGGAACGGTGGTCCTCGTCGCCTCGGACCAACCGCAGGCCCTCGCGCTCGAACGCGCGCGTCGCGCCGGGATCGAGGCGGTGGCGATGGATCGCACGTTGCGAACCGACGGACTCGCCGACCTCTTGCGCGCCCGCACCATCGACCTGGTGGTGCTCGCCGGTTACCTGCGCCTCGTGCCCGCCGCCGTGACCACCGCCTGGCGAGGGCGCGTGGTCAACGTGCATCCGGCCCTGCTTCCCGCCTTTGGTGGAAAGGGCATGTACGGCTCGCATGTGCACACCGCGGTCCTGGCCAGTGGCGCGAAGGTCAGCGGCCCCACCATCCACTTCGTGGATGACCAATACGACCACGGCGCGACCATCGCCCAATGGCCGGTCCCGGTGTTCGCGAGCGACACGCCGGCCACACTCGGCCTGCGGGTCCTGGAAGTTGAGCACCTGCTCTTTCCGCGCGTCGTGGCCGATATCGCCGCCGGTCGCACGGCGCTCAGCCCCGATGGCCACGTGACCACCACCCGTGACGCGATTCGCTTTCCGCACTTTGCCGCAAGCGACGCCTGCGGAGCCGCGGACGCCTTCGATGCGCCCCCGGCCTGA
- a CDS encoding HAD family hydrolase, whose translation MRRAAFLDRDGTLIVDAHYLADAARVHVVPGAIDAVRTLRAAGIVPVIVTNQSGIARGHLDDATYQQIRRRVEQLFAEAGAGVLATYHCPHHPDVTGPCRCRKPGTGMFEQAIADHDLDAARSLFAGDRRRDVEPALTLGGFGVLVPSPDTPEDDLVWAEREAQVASSLEEAVTRYLDWIAR comes from the coding sequence ATGCGACGCGCCGCCTTTCTCGATCGCGACGGCACGCTGATTGTGGACGCCCACTACCTGGCCGACGCCGCGCGCGTGCACGTCGTCCCGGGAGCGATCGACGCCGTCCGCACGCTCCGCGCAGCAGGAATCGTCCCCGTGATCGTCACCAACCAGTCCGGGATCGCCCGCGGCCATCTCGACGACGCGACCTACCAGCAGATCCGACGACGCGTCGAACAACTCTTCGCGGAAGCCGGTGCGGGCGTGCTCGCGACATACCACTGCCCTCACCATCCCGATGTGACCGGCCCGTGCCGCTGTCGCAAACCCGGCACCGGGATGTTCGAGCAGGCCATCGCCGATCACGACCTGGATGCCGCGCGCTCCCTCTTCGCCGGGGACCGTCGCCGCGACGTGGAGCCGGCGTTGACCCTCGGGGGATTCGGTGTCCTGGTCCCGTCGCCCGATACCCCCGAGGACGACCTCGTCTGGGCGGAGCGCGAGGCGCAGGTGGCGTCGTCCCTCGAGGAAGCCGTGACCCGCTACCTCGATTGGATCGCCCGCTGA
- a CDS encoding L-seryl-tRNA(Sec) selenium transferase produces MTTAAGDPRRSLPAVGALLELPGIRELSTHFPGSLVTRAARETIAAVRTGHVAPPVDDEEWTTRVGDHLTQIARPSLRRVVNATGVVLHTNLGRAPLPRVAIDAIAATAAGASNLEYDLTVGARGSRYSHAVSLLTELTGAEDALVLNNCAAALVVALNTMAAGREAVISRGELIEIGGSFRVPDIMAKGGVILREVGTTNRTHVADYASAIGDATGVIVKVHRSNFEQRGFVAEATVRDLVPIAAGAGCPLLHDFGSGLLMDLSPWGLTGEPTVPEVVRDGATVVVMSGDKLLGGPQAGIMLGNREWIAKCRANPLTRAFRVDKLTLAALEATLQLYREPEVARTEIPVLAMLTASLASLQARAAGILEALPPGHGITVVDAEATVGGGAFPSARIPSAALSLPGGRGREAALRSTDTPIIGRMERDQLLLDLRSVGPADDTVVVNAITR; encoded by the coding sequence ATGACCACGGCGGCAGGCGACCCGCGGCGATCGCTGCCTGCAGTGGGTGCCCTGCTCGAGCTCCCCGGCATTCGTGAGCTCTCCACGCACTTCCCGGGGTCGTTGGTGACGCGCGCCGCCCGCGAGACAATCGCGGCGGTGCGCACGGGGCACGTTGCGCCTCCTGTGGACGACGAGGAGTGGACCACGCGGGTGGGCGATCACTTGACGCAGATCGCGCGGCCGTCGCTTCGGCGTGTCGTCAACGCGACCGGCGTGGTGCTGCACACCAACCTCGGCCGTGCCCCATTGCCGCGCGTGGCGATCGACGCCATTGCGGCAACCGCGGCCGGCGCGTCCAACCTCGAGTATGACCTGACCGTTGGCGCGCGCGGGTCCCGGTATTCCCACGCGGTATCGCTGCTCACCGAACTGACCGGTGCCGAAGACGCCCTCGTCCTGAACAACTGCGCCGCCGCCCTTGTCGTGGCGCTCAACACCATGGCCGCCGGTCGCGAGGCCGTCATCTCGCGCGGGGAGCTGATCGAAATTGGCGGGAGCTTTCGCGTCCCCGATATCATGGCCAAGGGGGGCGTGATCCTGCGCGAAGTGGGGACCACCAACCGCACGCACGTGGCCGACTATGCGTCGGCGATCGGCGACGCCACCGGCGTCATCGTGAAGGTGCATCGGTCCAACTTCGAACAGCGGGGGTTTGTCGCCGAGGCTACGGTGCGCGACCTGGTGCCGATCGCCGCGGGCGCGGGGTGTCCGCTCCTCCACGATTTCGGCTCGGGGTTGCTGATGGACCTCTCGCCGTGGGGGCTGACCGGGGAGCCCACCGTTCCCGAGGTGGTGCGAGACGGCGCGACCGTGGTCGTCATGAGCGGCGACAAGCTGCTCGGCGGACCGCAGGCCGGGATCATGCTAGGGAACCGCGAGTGGATCGCGAAGTGTCGGGCGAATCCCCTCACACGAGCCTTTCGCGTGGACAAGCTCACGCTCGCGGCGCTGGAAGCCACCCTGCAACTCTATCGCGAGCCCGAGGTTGCCCGCACGGAGATTCCGGTGTTGGCGATGCTGACCGCGAGCCTTGCGTCCTTGCAGGCGCGCGCGGCCGGCATTCTGGAGGCGCTCCCACCCGGGCACGGCATCACGGTCGTTGACGCGGAGGCGACGGTGGGTGGCGGGGCGTTTCCGAGCGCGCGCATCCCATCGGCCGCCCTCTCCCTGCCAGGCGGACGTGGACGTGAGGCGGCACTCCGTTCGACCGACACACCGATCATCGGGCGCATGGAACGCGACCAGTTGCTGCTCGACCTGCGGTCCGTTGGACCGGCCGACGATACCGTGGTCGTCAACGCCATCACTCGTTAG
- a CDS encoding Ig-like domain-containing protein, with translation MRLRSARLLSHFMAALLTASCASPGVPPGGPEDLDPPALVRVRPDTGALNVRTDAVGFDFDDVVSERPQGATSLADLFLISPSRGRTALSWRRTRLEVRPREGFRPNTTYRVTMLPGMVDLDGNVDSVGHTLVFSTGPTIASGVITGRVFDWMAEKVAPQALVEAIVLPDSLRYLAVADSLGRFTLRNLPAGSYVLRGLVDQNKNRFADPRELYDTVTLALQDSSERILHALVRDTLGAGIQQVEFVDSLTIRVRFDHPLDTAQAIELSRFSIRLATDSSLVPLVRALGAREVKRIADDSVRTKARQDSIRAANDTTAARDSTTRAAARPARPAPVRAPTRPETPRDTTPPPRPTVKLPEQEVLITLTQPLPPITSYILRAEGMRTVLGRSRNSERRFATPRQQRRPPADSARGDTAAVRRDTGTVRRDTGTVRRDTLTPRR, from the coding sequence ATGCGTCTGCGTTCCGCCCGTTTGCTCTCCCACTTCATGGCCGCGCTACTCACGGCGTCGTGCGCGTCGCCTGGTGTCCCGCCGGGTGGGCCCGAGGACCTCGACCCGCCGGCCCTGGTCCGGGTCCGGCCCGACACCGGCGCCCTGAACGTGCGAACCGACGCCGTCGGTTTTGACTTTGATGATGTCGTCAGCGAGCGACCGCAGGGCGCCACGTCACTCGCCGACCTGTTCCTCATCTCACCCAGCCGAGGCCGCACAGCGTTGTCCTGGCGACGTACCCGGCTCGAGGTACGGCCACGCGAAGGGTTCCGGCCCAATACCACGTACCGTGTCACCATGCTTCCCGGTATGGTCGACCTGGACGGCAATGTCGATTCCGTCGGCCACACGCTGGTCTTCTCCACGGGCCCGACCATCGCGAGCGGGGTGATCACCGGTCGGGTGTTCGATTGGATGGCCGAGAAAGTCGCGCCGCAAGCACTGGTCGAGGCCATCGTCCTCCCTGATTCGCTCCGCTACCTCGCCGTGGCCGACTCCCTCGGGCGCTTCACGCTCCGAAATCTCCCGGCTGGCTCGTACGTCCTGCGCGGGTTGGTGGACCAGAACAAGAACCGATTCGCCGACCCGCGCGAGTTGTACGACACCGTCACCCTCGCGCTGCAGGACTCCTCTGAGCGCATCCTCCACGCCCTGGTGCGCGACACACTCGGCGCCGGGATCCAGCAGGTGGAGTTCGTGGACAGCCTGACCATTCGCGTCCGATTCGACCATCCGCTGGACACGGCGCAGGCCATCGAGCTGTCGCGCTTCTCCATTCGCCTGGCGACCGATTCGTCGCTGGTACCCCTGGTGCGCGCGTTAGGCGCACGCGAGGTCAAGCGGATCGCGGATGACTCCGTGCGCACGAAGGCGCGACAGGACAGCATTCGCGCGGCCAACGACACCACCGCTGCACGGGATTCGACGACGCGGGCCGCCGCGCGCCCGGCCCGGCCGGCCCCCGTCCGTGCTCCCACACGCCCCGAAACGCCGCGCGACACCACACCGCCGCCGCGCCCTACCGTGAAGCTGCCAGAGCAGGAAGTCCTCATCACCCTGACGCAGCCGCTTCCTCCGATCACGAGCTACATCCTCCGCGCCGAGGGGATGCGCACGGTGCTCGGGCGGAGTCGCAACTCGGAGCGGCGATTCGCGACGCCGCGTCAACAACGGCGCCCCCCGGCCGACTCGGCACGAGGGGACACCGCCGCCGTGCGGCGCGACACGGGCACGGTCCGGCGCGATACCGGCACCGTACGACGTGACACCCTCACCCCGCGTCGATGA